CGGCAAGCGGCACGACGGCGGCCTGCTGGACGAAAGGCGCGCCCTCGAGCATCTTCTCGACCTCGACGGGATAGATGTTCTCGCCCGAGCAAACGAACATGTCGTCGGCGCGGCCGACGAAGAAATAGAATCCATTCTCGTCGCGGCGCATCACGTCGCCGCTGTAGTACCAGCCGTCGCGCAGCACCTCGTCCGACTTTTCCGGCAGGTTCCGGTAGCCGCTCATGACGGCCGGATTGCGCATCATCAACACCTCGCCGCTGCCGTTGGGATTCGGCACCAGCTTGACCTGGTCCGGTTGCAGCGGATAGCCGATCGACAACGGAGGCGCCGGCAGCCCATCCGGATGCGCTCCGAACACCGCCGGGCCCGCCTCCGTCGTCCCGTAGCCAAGCGAGATGCTTGCCTGCGGGAAGGCTTCGTGAACGCGCTCGATGAGCGCCAGCGTGGTTGGCGCCGACGCCAGCGATATCTTCCTCACGGCAAAGGGAAGCGACCGGGTCAGGTCGGTCTCCTTGACGACGCGGGCGAACATGGTCGGCACCGCGACCAGATCCGTCACCCGGTAGCGCGACAACGCGCTGATGTAGCCGCGCGCCTCGAAGCCCGGCAGCATCACCAGCGATGCATTCGCCGCGAACGCCACCTTCATCGAAAACAGTCCGTTCATGTGAAAGAGCGGCTGGGCGATGATGAATCGCGCATCCTGCGAGACGTCGGGCGCGCGCATCGACACCGCCCAGGCCTGACCCGAATGGGTCAGTGGCACCCCTTTGGGGCGACCAGACGAGCCGGACGTATAGAGCATCTGGCCGATTTCATCGGGCGCGACCGTCACCGTCTCGAAGGTCGCCGGATGAACGGTCACGCCAAAGCCCGACGGACCATCATCGTCGAAACTGATCGTGGGCACGCGGCCCCCGATCAGCGCCTCGCCGGCGGCGTCCACGAACGCGAATTCGATCTTTGCATCGTCGACGATGTAGTCGATGGTCTCGCGCGGCAGCTTGATGTTCAGCGGCACCGCGACATAGCCCGCGCGCATGATGCCGAAATAGGCAGCGGCGTATTCCGCGCGGTTGAGCGCCACGATCCCGACATGGGCCCCGCGCTTCAGCCGGCGGCCGACCAGCGTCCGCGCCACGCCACCGGCGAGGAGGTCGATCTCCCGATGGGTCCAGGTTCGCGGCGCCTCGGGATCGCGCAGATCGATGATCGCGGTCCTGTCCAGATCGCGCGACCTGTCGATAAGATCGCCGAGATTGCTCCACTGCCTCATGCCGCCGGCCTCCAGCCGAACATATCCGTCGCGCCTCACTGGGTGGCGTAGGTTCCCCGTCCGATCGCAATCAGCGCCTTTTTCTCATCGTACACATCGATGTCGGCAACCCCGACGCTGCGGCCGAGCCGCCGCACCCGGGCGGTCGCGAGCAGAGACGTATTGATCGCCGGCCGGAAATAATCGACCCGGAAATTGATGGTCGGCAGGCCGCGCCCGACAAACATCACGAGCGCAAAGTCGCCCACCGTGTCGATGATCGAGGCGATCGGGCCGCCGTGCCACTGTCCGCTCCCGGGTCCGCGTTCGAACTCCGGCCGCATCGGCGCGCGCATGGTGATTTCCTGCTTCTCGGCATCCAGACCAGTGACGCTCAACCCGAGAAAGTGGATGAAGGGAGACCCGCGCAGCATCGCCTCGATCTGCGCCGCCTCGAGCAGCGGCTTCATGGCGCCACCACGATCTTGCCGAACACCTGCCTGCCTTCGAGCACGCGCATCGCCTCCCCCGCCTGTTCCAGCGGGTAGACATTGTCGATCAGCGCCTTGAGCTTGCCCGATGAGACGAGTTCGAAAAGCCGGCTGATGTCGCTGCGCTCCCATCCGTTCGAGCCGCGAACCTGCAGCTCGAATGTCCAGATCACCCGCAGGTCTTCGGCCGGATCGTAGCCCGCCGTGGCGCCGCAGGTCAGGATGCGGCCGCCGAGCTTCAGCGCGCGCAGCGACTTCACCCAGGTATCGCCGCCGGTGAAGTTGACGACGACATCGACGCCACCATTGTCCGGCATGCTGCGATTGCGCTGCGGGCGGCCATGCCGCTGACGGATCACCTGGAGGAAATCCTCCTGGGTGTAGAGAATGACCTCGTCGGCGCCGAGCGCCTTCAGCCGCTCGCCCTTCTCCGCCGTGCCGGCGCAGGCGATCACATAGGCGCCGGCGATCTTTGCAAGCTGCACGCAACACACCCCGACGCCGCCGCTCGCGCCAAGGATCAGGACCTTCTCGCCCCGCTTGACCTGTCCGATCTCGGTCATCATGCGATAGGCGGTCCCGTAGGCAACGGGCAGCGCCGCGGCCTGCTCGAAACTGACGTTGTCTGGAATGCGGAACAGCTGATGGGCCCGCGCCTTGCACAGTTCGGCCAGACCACCATTCATGGTCTCGCCCATCAGGCCGCCTTCGATCCGGTTGAGCGGATCGACCAGCACCCGGTCGCCGACCTTCCAGTCGCCGACCCCGGGGCCGACCTTGACGATCTCGCCCGCGACATCAAGCCCGATGATGACGGGAAATGGAATCTTGATGCCCGGCATCCCGCGTCGGGTAAAGACATCGTGGTAGTTCAGCGAGGTCGCGCGCACGCGCAGCAGGACATCGCCTTCGCCGATCTCAGGATCAGGAAAGCTCGCCTCATATTTGAGCTTCTCGATCCCGCCATGTTCCCGCAACACCACTGCACGCATAGAAACATCCCTTCTGCCAGCCATACCCGGCACCTTGCGGCTGCTCTATACAACAGAGCGCCTTCAGGACCCAAAAAATTGCAACCACCTCTTCGCCCGCCGATGGCTGCCATGCGTTTCCGACAGCGGGCCCGTCATGACACCTCAGATACCAGGCGATCCTGCCCGGCAATTTCTGCGCGCGGGTAGAAGACGGCCCTGCGACTATCGACCGCATAACAATCCAGGAAATCGGTTGCGTCCCGCGCGAGCTGCGCAACCGAATCCAGGATGTACTGCACCTTCTCGTCCGACAGCAGGACGCTGAAATTCAGCCGCGTAAAGCCCGGCTTGCGAAGCTCCTCTCCACGCGCAATCGCGCGCCGCAGGTCCTCGGAGGCCGCCTCGTCGATATCGAGCAGACGATGCACATAGGGACCCGCGCAAGCGCATCCGCCACGCGCCTGTATGCCGAACCGGTCGCTCAGCATCCGCGTCACGAGCTGCTGGTGGACGTAGCCGCCCTTCCCGTCCCCGATCCGGAACGAGATGATGGGGAGACGATCGGCCCGCGTATTGCCAAGGAGCTCGATGCGATCGACCTTGCTCCAGGCCGACAGCGCGCGTGCGCTGAGTTCGGCATTGCGCGCCGACATGGCGCCCTCGCCGATCGCCTCCTTCACGAGGAAGGCAAGGCCGGCCCTGATATCGCCGATCACGTTCGGCGTGCCGGCTTCCTCGCGCCCTTCGAGGCGATCGCTGTAGTCATGCCCGGTTGGCGACACGAACTTCACGGTGCCGCCTCCGGGCCAGGTCGGCGTCTCCGTTTGCACGGCATCGCGACGCACGATCAGCACGCCCGATGCGGCGGGACCGCCAATGAATTTGTGCGGAGAGATGACGATGGCGTCGATCTCGACGCCAGGGGCCGGCTCCATGGCGATCGGCAAATAAGGACCGGCGCCCGCATAATCCCAGATGATCCGTGCCCCCGCGGCCTTGACCTGCCTGGTGATCGAAGCGACGTCAGCGATGATCCCCGTCACGTTTGACGCCGCGGATAACGCGCAGATCACGGGACGTCCGCCCGCGCCGGCAAGGGCCGCGTCGAGTTGCGCGAGATCGGGACCTCCGGTCACGGCCTCCGGGATTTCAACGATTTCGGCGCCGCTTTCCCGCCAGGGCAGAATATTGGAGTGGTGCTCGTAGGGACCGATCACCACGCGCGGCACGGTCCCGGCGCCGAGCGCCGCCTGGATGCCGAACAGGTTCACGAGACGATTGAGCCCCGCGGTTGCCCCCGACCCCGCAAAGATGACGGCGTAGCGCTGGTCCGCTTCGCAGCAATCGGCGATCGCATTGCGAGCGGCCTGCCGGAGCCCGGTGATGAACCCGCCGCAATACGAGGCTTCGGTGTGGCTGTTGGCGTAGAAGGGCAGCACCTTTGCCAGA
This genomic interval from Bradyrhizobium sp. NP1 contains the following:
- a CDS encoding aminotransferase class V-fold PLP-dependent enzyme: MAGDDRLERLAADLVGNDAELVGPFGRKKLVYADYVASGRALLSVEHFVLAKVLPFYANSHTEASYCGGFITGLRQAARNAIADCCEADQRYAVIFAGSGATAGLNRLVNLFGIQAALGAGTVPRVVIGPYEHHSNILPWRESGAEIVEIPEAVTGGPDLAQLDAALAGAGGRPVICALSAASNVTGIIADVASITRQVKAAGARIIWDYAGAGPYLPIAMEPAPGVEIDAIVISPHKFIGGPAASGVLIVRRDAVQTETPTWPGGGTVKFVSPTGHDYSDRLEGREEAGTPNVIGDIRAGLAFLVKEAIGEGAMSARNAELSARALSAWSKVDRIELLGNTRADRLPIISFRIGDGKGGYVHQQLVTRMLSDRFGIQARGGCACAGPYVHRLLDIDEAASEDLRRAIARGEELRKPGFTRLNFSVLLSDEKVQYILDSVAQLARDATDFLDCYAVDSRRAVFYPRAEIAGQDRLVSEVS
- a CDS encoding class I adenylate-forming enzyme family protein, which produces MRQWSNLGDLIDRSRDLDRTAIIDLRDPEAPRTWTHREIDLLAGGVARTLVGRRLKRGAHVGIVALNRAEYAAAYFGIMRAGYVAVPLNIKLPRETIDYIVDDAKIEFAFVDAAGEALIGGRVPTISFDDDGPSGFGVTVHPATFETVTVAPDEIGQMLYTSGSSGRPKGVPLTHSGQAWAVSMRAPDVSQDARFIIAQPLFHMNGLFSMKVAFAANASLVMLPGFEARGYISALSRYRVTDLVAVPTMFARVVKETDLTRSLPFAVRKISLASAPTTLALIERVHEAFPQASISLGYGTTEAGPAVFGAHPDGLPAPPLSIGYPLQPDQVKLVPNPNGSGEVLMMRNPAVMSGYRNLPEKSDEVLRDGWYYSGDVMRRDENGFYFFVGRADDMFVCSGENIYPVEVEKMLEGAPFVQQAAVVPLADEERGQMPVAFIVPRAGTKVPYDEVKSFALEHAPAYQHPRRVKFVSELPWAGTNKIDRKALIEQARSLEAARGWSS
- a CDS encoding zinc-binding dehydrogenase, translating into MRAVVLREHGGIEKLKYEASFPDPEIGEGDVLLRVRATSLNYHDVFTRRGMPGIKIPFPVIIGLDVAGEIVKVGPGVGDWKVGDRVLVDPLNRIEGGLMGETMNGGLAELCKARAHQLFRIPDNVSFEQAAALPVAYGTAYRMMTEIGQVKRGEKVLILGASGGVGVCCVQLAKIAGAYVIACAGTAEKGERLKALGADEVILYTQEDFLQVIRQRHGRPQRNRSMPDNGGVDVVVNFTGGDTWVKSLRALKLGGRILTCGATAGYDPAEDLRVIWTFELQVRGSNGWERSDISRLFELVSSGKLKALIDNVYPLEQAGEAMRVLEGRQVFGKIVVAP
- a CDS encoding PaaI family thioesterase; translation: MKPLLEAAQIEAMLRGSPFIHFLGLSVTGLDAEKQEITMRAPMRPEFERGPGSGQWHGGPIASIIDTVGDFALVMFVGRGLPTINFRVDYFRPAINTSLLATARVRRLGRSVGVADIDVYDEKKALIAIGRGTYATQ